AGGTTGAGCCACTGATTCACCCATTGCTGCAACATCGTTGCGCCGCGGTGAATCATGTACGCCTTCTGCGCGAAGTTAAAGGGTTTGTCGACGTCCACACCGCAGAGCTGAGGGTGTTGCTTTGCCTGCCAGCGGATTTCGGTGGCGTCGGTGATCATCACATCGGCCTTGCCGGTGATGATTTCGTCGAAGATGGTGGTGTTGTCGGCGTAGTCGACGATGGTCGCGCGATGTAGATTGGCCCGGTCGAAGTCCGCGTTCGTTCCTCCGGGATTGACGACGACTCGGACACCCGGTTGGTCAATATCTGCCAGCGCACGGTACTTCGGGGCTTCGGCGCACCGCGCGATGGCAGCCTTTCCGTCCTGCAGGTACGGCTGGGAGAACCGTGCCTTTTGCGCCCTGTCGAGGGTGATGCTGATGCCGCCCATGGCGAGGTCGCAGCGGTTGTCGAGATCATTGATGACGTTCGACCAGGTAGTTTGGACGAGTTGTAGGGCTACCCCGAGCCGGTTGGCCAGGTCGTGGGCGAGGTCGATGTCCAACCCGCTCCATTGCCCTTGTGAGTCAACGTAAGTCAACGGTTCGTAATCCCCGGTGCTACAAACACGCACGATGCGCGCGTGGACTATGCCGTCCAGATTGTCGGCATGCGTGTCCGGCCGCGGTGAGTGGCATGCGGCAACCAGGGCGGTCGACGCCGCTAAAACCGCACTCAGCAGCAACTTCACTAGTCGGCCCATCGGGTTGGGGTGGCCGCGCGGCCGGTGAAGCACAGTCATCGCTTCAGGGCGCGGTCTGGTTGACGGCGACGGTTGAAAGGGTACGCGCCTCGGCCGAGATTGGGCCACGGAACTGCCGCGCGACGGCACCGAACCAGCCCAGGTGAAAGCGGTCATCGTCAGCCATGAAGGCGGACCGCAGCTCGTACCATGGCAGGCCCGGATGACGGTGGTGGACACTATGTAAGTTGAACGCGAGAACGAATCGTTCCAGCGGTAAGGGCAGCCGCAGGTTCATGGCCTCCAGCGGCGCATCCAACGATGTGCCGTAGTGAAAGGCGTTGTCCGCGATCGAGATCAGTACGGCGCGAGCGGCAACGGCGGCGGCCAGCATCCACAGGTGCGGGCCATACGCTAGGCCCGCGGCCACGTAGAGGAGGATCGCCGCTGTCCCGTCCAGACGGAATTGCCGCAGGTGTCGTCGGCTGATGCTGTCCAGTACCAGGCCGGCGACCGTGTCGGGCGTGTCGAGCCGGCGCGCCAGGTGGGACCAATACCGACGCGGTGCGGCCACCAGCAGCAGGGAGCCTACTTCGGCAAAGTAGAGCCCGCCGAGGAGCCGAAAATAGTAACCGGGCGCCATGGTCGTCCATCCCGTGGTGGCGGGATCGTAGATCTCGGTCCGATCCCGACGAGTGCGGCTGTACCGGTGGTGGAGCAGGTGGCCCGTTTTGAGCAGCGAAAAGGGCGCCCCGTAGCCGATAGCGAGCACTCGCCCGAGCCGATCGTTGCGGTCCCTTTCCCGCTGCAGGCTGCCGTGGATCGCCTCATGGATGAGCGACCAAAACGGCGTTGTCAGTGGCACCATCGCCACCAGGAGCCAACCCCAGGCCGGATTCGCCGGCAGCAGCCACAGTGGCACGACCGCGAGCTGCAGACACAGCCCGGCCAACGCGCTCGCCACCAGGATGGCGGAAACGATCTGACCAGATCGACGTGCCGGGTCGTCATCTAGTCGGCCCGACTGCCTTCGACGCTGTCCCCGCCCGCCCCGTCGCACTGCCCGCGACCCCCTCCAGCGCATCGGCTTAGAACGTGACCCCGTTCTTTCGGCAGGAATCACGCCCCGATTCTCCTATTCGAGGGGCTTCCTGAGTAGGTGATCTTGACGACAGCGCTGGCGAAACATTCGACAGCGCAATGTAAAACACGCGTACGCCGGTCGTCGTCGTGTCCAACCGCTACGCTGTGTCACAGCTGAACGCGCTGACAAAACCAGAAGAGGACGCACCTTCATGCCCGGACAGTTTCGGCGGCACGAGTCGGCGCATCCGGTCGCCACGGGCTCATCGAACAACGAAAGTTGCGGCCGTCTTTACGCTTTGGTGGACGCGGCGGCGCGCCGGCTCCAGACGGCCGACGTCGTGGCCGCCGTGAAGTTCAGGACCGGCGGCGCCGTGGACGATCCGGTGCGCGAACACCACGTGATCGACCGCGCGAGCGCGGCGGCGGCTGGGAAGAATATCGATCCGGACTACGTCGCAGCGGTGTTTCGTGATCAGATTGACGCCACCAACGCCATCGAACATTTTCGATTCGCCGAGTGGCGGCTCGCCCCCGGTGCAGCCCCGGCGAACGCCCCCGAGCTGGCGCAAATCCGCACGGTCATAGACCGGCTGGATCGGATCCTGGTGGATGAGATCGCGGCGCAATGGGATTCGTTGCACTCATCGGCGTGCGGCACTTATTTGGATGAGGCGAGAAACTCAGTGGCGCTGGCACGCCGGCTCGACGACTTTTCCCGACGGGCACTGATCTACGCCACCCACTCCTACTGTGGAATCGCCGATTCCGCGTAGCAATATGCAATACGCTCGCGGGAACGGCTTGTAACCGCGGGCAGGCTACCAATCGCTGGTGTGACGCTCGATGTCCGCGGCGGCGCGGAACAGCGTCGCCTCACCGAACTCGGGACCCACGAGTTGTACCGCCACCGGGAGCCCTTCGGCGCCGCGGCCACACGGTACCGAGATCGACGGCAAGTCCGCATAGGTAAACGGAATGGTGTAGCGCCGGCCGCGGGTGAACTCGTCGGACCGGGTGTCCAGCCGCGGCGCCACGGTAGGCATCGTCGGCGTCAGGAGCAGGTCGACGTGGTCGAGTGTGGAGCGCAGCGGTGCCGCGTCGGACGCGCGTCGCGCCACCGCCGCGTCGTAGTCGGCCTGGGTGAGTTTGGCGGCCGCGGCCATGTCGGCGCGTACCACCGGCCCGAAGACGCTCTTGTCGGCGACCGGGCCGTAGACGTCGCGCATCGCCTGAGCAAACTCCCAGCGCAGGATCGTGAATGCCGGGGTGAAATCCATAATGGTGGAGAGGTTTTCGACCTTCACGGTGGTGACTTGCGCGCCGAGATGCTCGAGCAGCGGCAAGACCCGGCGCACCGCCCCCTCCACGTCGGGATCCAGACCGCTCAGGCTGTAGTCCTCGATCAGCCCGATCCGCAAACCCGCGACGCCCTTGTCGAGCGCGGCCAGGTAGTCGGTTTTCGGGGCCGGCCGAGAATACGGGTCGCGAGGGTCTTGACCCGCCATGGCGGTGAGCATCACCGCGGTGTCGTGCACGGTGCGGCCGAGCGGGCCCGCGACGTCGAACCGCGGCGCGCGCGGGAAGGCGCCGTACAGGCTGACCAGGCCGTGCGTGGGCCGAATTCCGACGATGCCGTTCCATGCGGCCGGGACTCGCACCGAGCCGCCGGTGTCGCTGCCGATGCCGGCCGCGACGATGCCCGCGCCCACCGCGGCACCGGTCCCGCTCGAGGAGCCGCCGGGCGATCGCTCCGAGCGCAGTGCGTTGTGCGCGTCGCCGTAATAGACGTTCTTGCCATCGATGCCCGCGGCGAACTCGTTGAGGTTGGTCTTGCCGATGCTCACCGCACCGGCGTCCGTCAGCCGGGTGATCACGGCCGCGTCCTCGGTCGGCACGCGATGCGCGAAGACCTGCGAGCCGACCGAGGTGAGCACACCCGCGGTGGAGTAGAGGTCCTTGCAGACGATCGGAATGCCGTGCAGCGGGCCACGATCGGTGCCGCGGGCCAACTCGGCGTCGAGCTTTGCCGCGGCGTCCAGCGCCTGTTTGTCGGTCAGCGTGATGAACGCGTTCAGCTGTGGCTGCAGCCGCTTCGCCTCGGCCAGGGCTGCCTGGGTCAGCTGGACCGACGTGGTGCGGCGGTCCCGCAGCATCGCGCCGGCCTCCGCGATGGTCCGCGGGGGACGCGCCGGTGCTGCGGCGGGGGTACGGGGCAGCTCGGCAACGACTCCTGTTACGGCGGCCGCACCCGCGGCCGCGCCCGCCAGCGTCAGCAATCCTCGCCGAGACATGTTCCAGCGCTTCGCCATACCGCTCCTTGCGTGGCGGACACCATCATTGCGTCGCCGACACCAGCCCTCGACACAGGTGGCGCAGCCCGTCGGTGTCCTTCGATCGATACCGATTACGCGCAGCACCCTGCCAAGCGGAGGTTACCCGGCTGTCACGGCGGTGTGACCGCACCGAACGACTAACCGTGTTGTCAAAGCGAATTCGATCCCGTCATGACTCGACGCCGGCAGGTCAAAAATGGGCAGCGAGTTTTGATTTGGTGCAGTGCGATGCGGCCGAACATGATTCCGCGCCAGCATGGCAGTGCCGCGCGAACCCAGCGCGATGCATTTGCTGAAAGAAGCGGAAGCGCGGCAGCTATGGCCGGTGAGCGGCGGTCGCGCTGTCGGTCGCGCCGTTGCGGTGCCGGACAGAATTCGCGTGTACCAGTCGGCGCACGGCCTCGATGCGGTCGTCGATCATCCGGGCGCCGATGGCGGTCCCCGGGATGATGTGTGCGAGGTGGAACGCGCCCAGGTAGTGGTGCACCTCCGTGGGCACTCCCGCCTGGATAAGGCGGCGTGCGTAGTCGAGTCCCTCGTCCCGGGTCGGATCGATCTGGTAGGCGGTGACATAGGCCGGCGGCAGCCCGGTTAGGTTCTCGACGGTGGCGCGGGCCGGGGCGGCGTAGATCGGGACATCGTCGCCTCCAGGTTGCGCGGTGCCTTCCAGGTAGTAGCGCCAGCTGAGCGGGGAGTTGACCGACTGCCACGCCGGTGTGTCGAAAAGCGTTGTCATGGACGGAGTATCCAAGCGATCATCAATGGTCGGGGCGTCGAGAAACTGAGCGGCCAAGCGCGGGCCACCGCGATCGCGAGCAAGCAGCGTTAGCGCCGCGGCCAGGCCGCCCCCGGCGCTCTCGCCCAGCACACCCAAGCGCTGCGGATCGATTCCGTGTTCGGTGCCGTTGGCGACGGCCCACTGCAAAACCGCGTAGCAGTCCTCCAAACCGGCGGGATACGGGTGCTCCGGCGCCAGCCGATAGTCCACCGCCACGACCGTCACAGCGGCCCGCTCGACGAGCAGCCGTGCCATGTAGTCCGACATCGGCAGACCACCCATCACGAAGGCGCCGCCATGCAGATAGAGCAGCGCCGGTGCGGGCACCTCCACCTCGGCGGAGGCGTAGACGCGAACTGGGACCTCCGCGGCGTGATGGTGAGCGGAAACGGTGAAGTCTCGGACAGACAGGGGGATTCGAGCCTCGTACTTGGGCAGCTGCTCGACAATGAGTCGTTCGACCGCACGCGCCGACGCCAGATCAGCGAGATCCAGCTTCGGCAGCACTGCCGCCACGGCCGCGAGCTCGGGATCAAGAACGTAGTCCACTGCCGTGCCCCTCATGTCAAAGCCAACAATCTACGACGAGGGTAGCCGCGTGACCCGCGCATTGGTCCCCCTCGCGTACCCCACTGCCTGTCGTGCTGCGGTGCCAGATTGCTGGCTCAAAACGGTGTGGCGTGAGGTCATCAAGCCGGCCCATGACCACTCCATCGGGCGATTATCTGGCCCGCGAAGTCAAGCATCTGATCAAGGGTGGGGAACATTGCGAACGCATCCACGATCGCCTCGTCAGCACCGGACTCGGCAAGGCGCTCGAGCTTGCCGGCAACAGAGTCAACGGAGGTGCCCGGTTCCAGGTTGATCCGCATGGCCGTCTTCAGTGCCTCGGGATCGCGGCCGGCGTCCTGTGCCGCACGGCGCGCAATCGACCACAAATGGTCGGTGACCTCGCCCTGCAGCCCCTCGACCCCGAGCCAGCCCGTGCCGACGCGACCGACCCGGCGCATCGCGGCTTCGCTGGCACCGCCGATCCAAATGGGTGGACCGCCGGCCTGGACCGGGCGCAGGTCGGCATGGACCGGCGGCAGGGAGAAGAATTCGCTCTCCCAGGACACCGGGGTGGTCGTCCACCACTTTTGCAGGAACGCCAGCAGATCATCGAGCATCCGTCCGCGTCGGCGCCAGTCCGCGCCGCGGGCGATGTCGTGCTCGTCCTTCATCCACCCGATCCCCACGCCGACGTCAAGGCGGCCTTCGCTGAGCACGTCGAGCGTGGTCAGCAGCCGGGCCAGGTGCACCGGCTCGTAGTAGAAGGTGCTGAGCGTGCTGGCGTTGAGCCGCACCCGCCTGGTCGCCGTCGCGGCGACCGTCCACAGCAGCACCGGATCCAGGTAACGAGTCATCTGCGCCGGATACGGCTGCTCTTTGCCCGGATAGACGCTATGCATCTCAACGGGCGTGACCAGGCGATCGCCGACCCACAGCGTGTCGTAGCCGAGGTCTTCGAGTCCGCCGCAGAACGCGCTGAGACCAGCGGCGCTGTTGACAGCGGGCC
This Mycobacterium simiae DNA region includes the following protein-coding sequences:
- a CDS encoding transporter substrate-binding domain-containing protein — its product is MTVLHRPRGHPNPMGRLVKLLLSAVLAASTALVAACHSPRPDTHADNLDGIVHARIVRVCSTGDYEPLTYVDSQGQWSGLDIDLAHDLANRLGVALQLVQTTWSNVINDLDNRCDLAMGGISITLDRAQKARFSQPYLQDGKAAIARCAEAPKYRALADIDQPGVRVVVNPGGTNADFDRANLHRATIVDYADNTTIFDEIITGKADVMITDATEIRWQAKQHPQLCGVDVDKPFNFAQKAYMIHRGATMLQQWVNQWLNLVMHDGTYATISQKWLGMVVGP
- a CDS encoding amidase; protein product: MAKRWNMSRRGLLTLAGAAAGAAAVTGVVAELPRTPAAAPARPPRTIAEAGAMLRDRRTTSVQLTQAALAEAKRLQPQLNAFITLTDKQALDAAAKLDAELARGTDRGPLHGIPIVCKDLYSTAGVLTSVGSQVFAHRVPTEDAAVITRLTDAGAVSIGKTNLNEFAAGIDGKNVYYGDAHNALRSERSPGGSSSGTGAAVGAGIVAAGIGSDTGGSVRVPAAWNGIVGIRPTHGLVSLYGAFPRAPRFDVAGPLGRTVHDTAVMLTAMAGQDPRDPYSRPAPKTDYLAALDKGVAGLRIGLIEDYSLSGLDPDVEGAVRRVLPLLEHLGAQVTTVKVENLSTIMDFTPAFTILRWEFAQAMRDVYGPVADKSVFGPVVRADMAAAAKLTQADYDAAVARRASDAAPLRSTLDHVDLLLTPTMPTVAPRLDTRSDEFTRGRRYTIPFTYADLPSISVPCGRGAEGLPVAVQLVGPEFGEATLFRAAADIERHTSDW
- a CDS encoding alpha/beta hydrolase yields the protein MDYVLDPELAAVAAVLPKLDLADLASARAVERLIVEQLPKYEARIPLSVRDFTVSAHHHAAEVPVRVYASAEVEVPAPALLYLHGGAFVMGGLPMSDYMARLLVERAAVTVVAVDYRLAPEHPYPAGLEDCYAVLQWAVANGTEHGIDPQRLGVLGESAGGGLAAALTLLARDRGGPRLAAQFLDAPTIDDRLDTPSMTTLFDTPAWQSVNSPLSWRYYLEGTAQPGGDDVPIYAAPARATVENLTGLPPAYVTAYQIDPTRDEGLDYARRLIQAGVPTEVHHYLGAFHLAHIIPGTAIGARMIDDRIEAVRRLVHANSVRHRNGATDSATAAHRP
- a CDS encoding TIGR03619 family F420-dependent LLM class oxidoreductase — its product is MKLGFALPIVGPAVNSAAGLSAFCGGLEDLGYDTLWVGDRLVTPVEMHSVYPGKEQPYPAQMTRYLDPVLLWTVAATATRRVRLNASTLSTFYYEPVHLARLLTTLDVLSEGRLDVGVGIGWMKDEHDIARGADWRRRGRMLDDLLAFLQKWWTTTPVSWESEFFSLPPVHADLRPVQAGGPPIWIGGASEAAMRRVGRVGTGWLGVEGLQGEVTDHLWSIARRAAQDAGRDPEALKTAMRINLEPGTSVDSVAGKLERLAESGADEAIVDAFAMFPTLDQMLDFAGQIIARWSGHGPA
- a CDS encoding chorismate mutase, with the protein product MDAAARRLQTADVVAAVKFRTGGAVDDPVREHHVIDRASAAAAGKNIDPDYVAAVFRDQIDATNAIEHFRFAEWRLAPGAAPANAPELAQIRTVIDRLDRILVDEIAAQWDSLHSSACGTYLDEARNSVALARRLDDFSRRALIYATHSYCGIADSA
- a CDS encoding fatty acid desaturase, whose product is MASALAGLCLQLAVVPLWLLPANPAWGWLLVAMVPLTTPFWSLIHEAIHGSLQRERDRNDRLGRVLAIGYGAPFSLLKTGHLLHHRYSRTRRDRTEIYDPATTGWTTMAPGYYFRLLGGLYFAEVGSLLLVAAPRRYWSHLARRLDTPDTVAGLVLDSISRRHLRQFRLDGTAAILLYVAAGLAYGPHLWMLAAAVAARAVLISIADNAFHYGTSLDAPLEAMNLRLPLPLERFVLAFNLHSVHHRHPGLPWYELRSAFMADDDRFHLGWFGAVARQFRGPISAEARTLSTVAVNQTAP